A portion of the Burkholderia pseudomultivorans genome contains these proteins:
- a CDS encoding GNAT family N-acetyltransferase, with product MEDTLTKPADAAHAVEGEVAAALDGAAHGQVAPEAVHRLDAWRPDDPPAALLAAFVALFNTDVRRDAATVSLPLAGADPAAVASYVARAVREGVVDGAQSVGDRLHASASRATFWQNPQPWLKAPASGGMPLRYTITNGHRHPVRPPTPAGEIYARYMPPVGMTFSLRTVDVDAHADLFSGWMNLDRVAHFWDQRGTRDEHAAYLAERLADPHMHPMIGYFDDTPFGYFEFYWAKEDRLAPFYDAHDYDRGLHLLIGDSRFQSAGKLHAWWSGVLHYMFVDDPRTQRLVGEPRVDHVRHIAYMHRLGFHTLKEFDFPHKRAALTMIERDTFFDTFRLP from the coding sequence ATGGAAGACACGCTGACGAAACCGGCCGACGCGGCGCACGCCGTCGAAGGCGAAGTGGCTGCCGCGCTCGACGGCGCGGCGCACGGGCAGGTCGCGCCCGAGGCCGTGCACCGGCTCGACGCGTGGCGGCCCGACGACCCGCCGGCCGCGCTGCTCGCGGCGTTCGTCGCGCTGTTCAATACCGACGTGCGGCGCGACGCGGCGACGGTCTCGCTGCCGCTGGCCGGCGCCGATCCGGCGGCGGTCGCGTCGTACGTCGCCCGCGCGGTGCGAGAGGGGGTGGTCGACGGCGCGCAGAGCGTCGGCGACCGGCTGCACGCGAGCGCATCGCGCGCGACGTTCTGGCAGAACCCGCAGCCGTGGCTGAAGGCGCCGGCCTCGGGCGGGATGCCGCTGCGCTACACGATCACGAACGGCCACCGGCATCCGGTGCGGCCGCCGACGCCGGCCGGCGAGATCTACGCGCGCTACATGCCGCCGGTCGGGATGACGTTCAGCCTGCGCACCGTCGACGTCGATGCGCATGCGGACCTGTTCAGCGGCTGGATGAACCTCGATCGCGTCGCCCATTTCTGGGATCAGCGCGGCACGCGCGACGAGCATGCCGCGTATCTCGCCGAACGCCTGGCCGATCCGCACATGCATCCGATGATCGGCTATTTCGACGACACGCCGTTCGGGTATTTCGAGTTCTACTGGGCGAAGGAGGACCGGCTCGCGCCGTTCTACGACGCGCACGACTACGACCGCGGGCTGCATCTGCTGATCGGCGACTCGCGCTTCCAGAGCGCGGGCAAGCTGCACGCGTGGTGGAGCGGGGTGCTGCACTACATGTTCGTCGACGACCCGCGCACGCAGCGGCTCGTCGGCGAACCGCGCGTCGATCACGTGCGGCACATCGCGTACATGCACCGGCTCGGCTTCCACACGCTGAAGGAGTTCGACTTCCCGCACAAGCGCGCGGCGCTGACGATGATCGAGCGCGACACGTTCTTCGACACGTTCCGGCTGCCTTGA
- the vapB gene encoding type II toxin-antitoxin system VapB family antitoxin, translated as MRTVSIFKNARNQAIRIPKDMEFEGVTELEIRREGDTLLLRPVRPTWMSLASEPLADADFLAERPAVVESGRFDLPGDDAAPTESGR; from the coding sequence ATGCGTACCGTTTCCATTTTCAAGAACGCCCGTAACCAGGCGATCCGCATCCCGAAGGACATGGAATTCGAGGGGGTGACGGAACTCGAGATCCGCCGGGAGGGCGACACGCTGCTGTTGCGTCCGGTGCGTCCGACCTGGATGTCGCTCGCGAGCGAGCCGCTGGCCGACGCCGACTTCCTCGCCGAACGTCCGGCCGTCGTCGAATCCGGCCGCTTCGACCTGCCCGGCGACGATGCCGCGCCGACGGAGTCCGGCCGGTGA
- a CDS encoding PIN domain-containing protein, with the protein MTALYMLDTNICSFIMRERPAAVLSRLQACVDAQHRIVVSAITYAEMRFGAIGRKASPKHADLVTAFVARLDGVLPWDTAAIDATVTVRTALAARGTPIGANDASIAGHAIAAGAVLVTNNSREFRRVERLSFEDWAA; encoded by the coding sequence GTGACCGCGCTCTACATGCTCGATACGAACATCTGCTCGTTCATCATGCGCGAGCGGCCGGCGGCGGTCCTGTCGCGGCTGCAGGCGTGCGTCGATGCGCAGCACCGGATCGTCGTGTCGGCGATTACCTATGCGGAAATGCGGTTCGGCGCGATCGGCAGGAAAGCGTCGCCGAAGCATGCGGATCTCGTCACGGCCTTCGTCGCGCGGCTGGACGGCGTGCTGCCGTGGGACACGGCGGCGATCGATGCGACCGTCACCGTTCGCACGGCGCTTGCCGCGCGCGGCACGCCGATCGGCGCGAACGACGCGTCGATTGCCGGGCATGCGATCGCGGCCGGCGCGGTACTCGTGACGAACAACAGTCGCGAATTCCGCCGGGTCGAGCGCTTGTCGTTCGAGGACTGGGCGGCTTGA